Proteins from one Primulina huaijiensis isolate GDHJ02 chromosome 18, ASM1229523v2, whole genome shotgun sequence genomic window:
- the LOC140964787 gene encoding NAC domain-containing protein 21/22, whose translation MIGLSTVEAKLPPGFRFHPKDEELICNYLMNFVIGCTQHAPLLIQIDLNKCEPWDIPDTACVGGKEWYFYSQRDRKYATGLRTNRATVSGYWKATGKDRPVIRKGTQVGMRKTLVFYQGRAPKGRKTEWVMHEFRLEGVTGHSPGPKQAHSIKEQDWVLCRMFYKNGSETSNKPENSNAINAHNQLPNLSSSSSSSLSLPPLMEPCNNFIFSQTYPYPYPQQVPCFSNINTHTNPNFPFVTHQESSPKLMIPSLGQTVLHPLIHNRPLLDAVTDTYNTCCDEKVIKDVLSYLTKTESVNDNIPAAVNGSPSFAEGSSESYLSEAELSSLWNQYS comes from the exons ATGATCGGTTTGAGCACGGTGGAGGCGAAGTTACCCCCTGGTTTTCGGTTCCATCCAAAAGATGAAGAACTGATATGCAATTACTTGATGAACTTTGTGATAGGATGCACCCAACACGCTCCTTTGTTGATCCAGATTGACCTTAACAAGTGTGAACCTTGGGATATTCCAG ACACTGCATGTGTGGGTGGCAAGGAATGGTATTTCTACAGCCAACGTGACAGAAAATATGCAACCGGGCTAAGAACAAATCGGGCCACAGTTTCGGGATACTGGAAGGCCACGGGAAAAGACCGGCCCGTGATTCGCAAGGGGACCCAAGTCGGCATGAGGAAAACTCTTGTGTTCTACCAGGGCCGCGCCCCCAAAGGAAGGAAAACCGAGTGGGTCATGCATGAGTTTCGTCTTGAAGGAGTCACCGGTCACAGCCCCGGCCCGAAACAAGCTCATTCTATCAAG GAGCAAGACTGGGTTCTATGCAGAATGTTTTACAAGAACGGATCAGAAACCTCAAACAAACCAGAAAACTCAAACGCCATTAATGCCCACAACCAATTACCcaatctttcttcttcttcttcttcatcccTCTCACTCCCGCCATTGATGGAACCCTGCAACAACTTCATCTTCAGCCAAACATATCCCTATCCATATCCCCAGCAAGTGCCCTGCTTCTCCAATATAAACACCCATacaaaccctaactttcccttCGTCACCCATCAAGAATCTTCCCCCAAACTGATGATACCAAGTTTGGGACAAACAGTCTTGCACCCCCTGATTCACAATCGGCCATTGTTGGATGCCGTCACAGATACTTATAATACTTGTTGCGATGAGAAGGTGATTAAAGATGTTTTGAGTTATCTAACGAAAACAGAAAGTGTGAATGATAATATCCCGGCGGCCGTTAATGGCTCTCCCAGCTTTGCGGAAGGAAGTTCGGAGAGTTATTTATCTGAAGCGGAATTGTCTTCCTTGTGGAATCAGTATTCGTGA
- the LOC140964366 gene encoding cold-responsive protein kinase 1-like isoform X2, translated as MACFSCLCRRRKASGTRHSVEFDNEFPGIHKVNAYSYEELRIATNDFSRANKIGKGGFGCVYKGKLRNGKVGAIKVMSPESRQGKREFMNEVDAVSDIEHANLVKLYGCCVEGDERILVYEYLENNSLAHTLLGGYSRKNIHFSWEARAKICIGVARGLAFLHEEVTPRIVHRDIKASNILLDKDLTPKISDFGLARLIPTNATHISTRVAGTRGYLAPEYAVRGQVTRRSDVYSYGVLLMEIVTGKCNTSMLLPPDEHHILQRAWKLYQRRELTTLVDVLLNDQFHEEQACRFLKIGLICTQENPDLRPVMSNVVCMLTGEKNIDDIKIEKPGLITEDWSHGFEKEKPPSTEASSQ; from the exons ATGGCCTGCTTTTCTTGCTTATGTCGTAGAAGAAAGGCTTCGGGAACTAGACATTCGGTTGAGTTTGATAATG AGTTCCCGGGAATCCACAAGGTTAACGCCTACTCGTATGAGGAGCTGAGGATCGCTACCAATGATTTTAGCCGTGCAAATAAAATCGGGAAGGGAGGATTTGGATGCGTTTATAAG GGAAAACTTCGGAACGGGAAGGTGGGTGCAATAAAGGTTATGTCGCCCGAGTCGAGGCAAGGAAAAAGAGAATTCATGAACGAGGTTGATGCGGTTTCGGATATAGAGCATGCAAATTTAGTAAAGCTTTACGGCTGTTGTGTGGAAGGCGATGAAAGAATTCTAGTTTACGAGTATCTTGAGAACAACAGCCTAGCACACACGCTTCTTG GTGGGTATTCTCGCAAAAATATACATTTCAGTTGGGAAGCTCGGGCTAAAATTTGCATTGGAGTGGCACGAGGGCTTGCCTTTCTGCACGAGGAAGTGACACCCCGTATTGTCCACCGCGATATCAAAGCAAGCAATATTCTTCTTGACAAAGATTTGACACCTAAAATTTCAGATTTCGGTCTTGCAAGGTTAATCCCCACGAACGCAACTCACATTAGTACCCGTGTGGCAGGAACCAG AGGTTATTTGGCACCAGAATACGCCGTAAGAGGGCAGGTGACACGAAGGTCGGATGTATACAGTTACGGTGTTCTGCTTATGGAAATAGTCACTGGGAAATGCAACACGAGTATGCTTTTACCCCCAGATGAACACCATATCCTTCAAAGG GCATGGAAACTTTACCAGAGAAGGGAGCTGACGACATTGGTAGATGTGTTGCTTAATGACCAATTCCATGAAGAACAAGCTTGCAGATTCTTGAAGATTGGCTTAATCTGCACGCAAGAAAATCCAGACCTTCGACCGGTGATGTCAAATGTTGTCTGTATGCTTACTGGTGAGAAAAATATCGATGATATTAAAATAGAGAAACCGGGCTTAATCACTGAAGATTGGAGTCACGGGTTTGAAAAAGAGAAACCACCCTCGACCGAAGCATCTAGTCAATGA
- the LOC140964366 gene encoding cold-responsive protein kinase 1-like isoform X1: MKYCLCWEKPPADIIVMACFSCLCRRRKASGTRHSVEFDNEFPGIHKVNAYSYEELRIATNDFSRANKIGKGGFGCVYKGKLRNGKVGAIKVMSPESRQGKREFMNEVDAVSDIEHANLVKLYGCCVEGDERILVYEYLENNSLAHTLLGGYSRKNIHFSWEARAKICIGVARGLAFLHEEVTPRIVHRDIKASNILLDKDLTPKISDFGLARLIPTNATHISTRVAGTRGYLAPEYAVRGQVTRRSDVYSYGVLLMEIVTGKCNTSMLLPPDEHHILQRAWKLYQRRELTTLVDVLLNDQFHEEQACRFLKIGLICTQENPDLRPVMSNVVCMLTGEKNIDDIKIEKPGLITEDWSHGFEKEKPPSTEASSQ, translated from the exons ATGAAGTACTGTCTCTGTTGGGAGAAGCCACCTGCTGATATTATAGTTATGGCCTGCTTTTCTTGCTTATGTCGTAGAAGAAAGGCTTCGGGAACTAGACATTCGGTTGAGTTTGATAATG AGTTCCCGGGAATCCACAAGGTTAACGCCTACTCGTATGAGGAGCTGAGGATCGCTACCAATGATTTTAGCCGTGCAAATAAAATCGGGAAGGGAGGATTTGGATGCGTTTATAAG GGAAAACTTCGGAACGGGAAGGTGGGTGCAATAAAGGTTATGTCGCCCGAGTCGAGGCAAGGAAAAAGAGAATTCATGAACGAGGTTGATGCGGTTTCGGATATAGAGCATGCAAATTTAGTAAAGCTTTACGGCTGTTGTGTGGAAGGCGATGAAAGAATTCTAGTTTACGAGTATCTTGAGAACAACAGCCTAGCACACACGCTTCTTG GTGGGTATTCTCGCAAAAATATACATTTCAGTTGGGAAGCTCGGGCTAAAATTTGCATTGGAGTGGCACGAGGGCTTGCCTTTCTGCACGAGGAAGTGACACCCCGTATTGTCCACCGCGATATCAAAGCAAGCAATATTCTTCTTGACAAAGATTTGACACCTAAAATTTCAGATTTCGGTCTTGCAAGGTTAATCCCCACGAACGCAACTCACATTAGTACCCGTGTGGCAGGAACCAG AGGTTATTTGGCACCAGAATACGCCGTAAGAGGGCAGGTGACACGAAGGTCGGATGTATACAGTTACGGTGTTCTGCTTATGGAAATAGTCACTGGGAAATGCAACACGAGTATGCTTTTACCCCCAGATGAACACCATATCCTTCAAAGG GCATGGAAACTTTACCAGAGAAGGGAGCTGACGACATTGGTAGATGTGTTGCTTAATGACCAATTCCATGAAGAACAAGCTTGCAGATTCTTGAAGATTGGCTTAATCTGCACGCAAGAAAATCCAGACCTTCGACCGGTGATGTCAAATGTTGTCTGTATGCTTACTGGTGAGAAAAATATCGATGATATTAAAATAGAGAAACCGGGCTTAATCACTGAAGATTGGAGTCACGGGTTTGAAAAAGAGAAACCACCCTCGACCGAAGCATCTAGTCAATGA